TCATTTATTTTCCCTGTGCAGGGTGAGGATATACAAAAAGAGCTGCTGGCGTTGGTTTGTGATGTTCCTTCCTTCCTGAGGCAGATTGGGGCTGATGCAGTAGGGTTATTGTCTGCTATTCAGCTGTACCAGGCCTGTGTGACCTTTGTCTGTGACAGGTGAGAAAATAGCAGAAAAGGAATAATGCGGGAATGGGACGATAGCAGAACCACAGTCCCCACTAGGACGTCCAAATGCATGGCTATTGTTTCATactctttttttaatacatatgcaTTTGTGTTTCTACCTTCTCTGGCATAGCATTTTTCACAGCTGTCCCTCAGATTTGCAGCCTGAATAATGTTCCCCTAGGCTTATAGAAATCGCATTTTGTTTGCAACTGCTGTCCAGTGGAGAACAGCAGGGATGCAGAGCCCCTGTCCACTTGTCACTGCTACTGAATGTATTAAATGCAGAGCTGAGGTCAAGTGAGCAGTTTGGCACTGAGCTCCACCTGTCACCAATGACTGGGGTTAAAAAACAGTGGAGCACAAAGACTTGGTCACTCCCCCCAAATGCTGGAAGAGCTGTATTTATAAGGGGTGGGCTGGTGGGAGGTATATAGACATCCCCCACACTGAACCCATCACTTGCACATCAGATTGGCAAGTTAggaaactctgggaggagtagagTGCTCAGGAGGcatgtccttaaaggaacagttcagtgtaaaaatagcaactgggtaaataaataggctgtgcaaataaaacaggtttgtaatatatttagttagccaaaaatgtaatgtataaaggctggagtgactggatgtggaacagaacagaacactacctcctgcttttcagttctctaactctgagttagtcagtgactataaggggggccacatgggacataactgttcagtgagtttgcaattgatcctcagcattcagctcagattcaaaagcaacagttatgacccatgtgccccaccTCCTCAAGTTACTGCCTCGTAACCAATCAGTGCAAAGcatgagagctgaaaagcagcaagtagtgttctggctattatgttacacatccagtcactccagtctttatacattacatttttggctaactaactatattggaaacattttttattttgcacgggctCTCTATTTactccgtttttatttttatacagaacaattcctttaatgcccACCCTATGGCAGATGGTTAGACAAGGGTTGCTAGTGCTGTCACTGCTAAAATCAGTATGAGATGCAAATCTCAGCAAAGTTCTTGACATAAGTGCTTAGTGAATGAGCGCTAAGGGGTGCATCTGGGGTCTTTGTTAATGCTTCAGTTTCATCGGTCTTTGTTTGTAGGAGTGAGGAGTGTGTGGCACCTGTACAATTGTTGGAATGATAGAAGGAAGTAAGGTTGGTAAGTGGAGTATAGAATGTGGATATGAAGTGAAAGGCAAATATCTGAGTTATTGGCAGGATGCACACGGATTCGCTGAGACCATTCCTGCAAGTAGAGGGCTCTTGAGTGTAGAGAAGGGGGCAGTTAAATAAAGGTTAAAGGGGATCTtttgccaaaatgaaaatttactctccccctctgagcaacctgtctctcttcatttttgattgacagttagggctaatacatcctttggggttACACCCTTAACAAaggtgctcactctttaaaatAACCGGCTCTGATGTAAATCCTGTTTCTTTTGCCAGATGGTGTTTGCCAGAGCCTGTTCTGTTACCTTTTgtttattctgctaagaaagggagcccccctaaaagacatattagacctacctgccaatcaaaatctgacccagacctcagcatgaagagagcATAAAGAATGACAGGTTCTGGAGAgtcagatactgaagagtaacttgattatttcttaaactttaacagaatatttaattgttggtatttagaaaatgtattatttcagtgagataaaatttatattcaactttcattttcacgatagagCCCCTTTAAGTGAAAAGAACAGAGATGTCGGTGAGAAAGGTATTACCTGTGATATGGAGAAAGACAAGGGTTAAAGAAAAGATTAACAAAGACATTGGGGaaataaaaatgcagagattTATATATGGAAAGGAGTTTGTTAATAATTCTGTTTCCCCATACAGCTCACCTGAAAAGGCCCTTCCCCTCCTTCGGCATGTGCAGAAATGCGGAGATACCACTGTCTATGAGTGGCGTGTGGGGAGGGCACCAGAGAGGGTAGAGCGTCCTGATAAAGGGGAACAAGCGACCCCACCATGCCCCGAAGAAGGAGAAGTAAGTTTGTGGAGCAGAGTCAAGGGGCACCCATTCTTTTATAGGGTCTTTAGTACTTGTGTTATTGACCCATTCTTTCCTTTATTAGATCAACTGGGGAGATTTTGAGGTGCAACCATCAACAACAGCTGAAATAGAAGCAGGGCCTGACAGTATGGCTACAGGAGACATAGACTGGGGCATCTCTCTAGAACCAGAGGTACAGGGAGAATGTCTTAATAAGCCAATGGATCTGTATGAATTTGCTAATTGCTTAACTCTACATCATATATTGCTCCAAATCTTCTCAGGCTGCAGAAGTGGGCGGCATAAACTGGGACGCAGGGGAGGAGCCTACTGCAATGATCACTCTGCTCGAAACTGGAACTGATGGTAAGCTCTGTGCTGTTTTACTCCCAGCAGGTGTCGCTGCATAGCACCCATGGTAAACGCCAATGAGCAAAGTATCTCTTAATACCGTTACTTGTTACTATTGTTAATTaaactgcattacattttttgtaattgAAAACGAGTCTTCTAAGAAAAAGGAGAATTAGGTCAGGTTTTATCTCATGGCAGGCAACATCTAGCACTCTAAAATAGTTCTGGCTTAGTTGTTTAGGTGACTCTGCATATCCAGGGAAACAAAATGAGTCTTccgggtatatttatcagaacggttagagatcaccacagtccacaaGTGTGAAATtctaccactctccattcatttctatgggatttttacaagcATAATTATCAAATGgcaaactttcacttttacccattgataaatactcttttgaaaatcccttagaaattaatgaagagtggcggaatttcatactagtggactgtggtaatctttaacttcactctttgataaatatatccctttgttttggtctaaagctggccatagacctttctgaaaaagatcctggaaaagatctttaatttcaatacacacatCTAGAGCTAAATCGTCAGACAAGTGGAAACAAATGAATTCTACCTGTTTCTaaagattcagcactaacaatggctgatgttcaacattttccagccagcccgacgagccgactgatatccaactcttctgctgatatcggtcggctcgtctcccactaTACACAAACCGAATATTATACCAAAATTTGTccaatattattggtgcgtctatagCCACATTTAGTCCTCGAGGTGACGGTATTAGACCTTCCCATTTTCACAACTGCTCCAAGTGATGTGATCCCAACTTTGGTCTCAGTTGTGCCAGATGAATCTCCCTATTGGGGCACTGGAGACCAACGAGACACTACcccatgtttttctttctcaccTCTGGTCTCGGTTGCCCCAAATAACGGAATCCTATTTTCTTATTTCTCCCAGGTGTTGCTCGTGGTTCAGACGCTCTGTCGGTCCTAGAAAGTACAGACACAAGAAATCAGTTTGTTGATGAACTAATGGAGGTGAGTTTTCAgtcttttgcttttttctctgCCACTATTTCCCATCTTACAAAAAAGCGgcggttgtgggagcactccaaggctaagttaaatctagccctcagactgaaaccaatgccaaGGTTcgggagacacttatcccaagtaatgctactatgcagagaggtacaagcccttttatactatgaccagaggtaaactggtggtatggtggcttatctactttatgatcataactaaaaacccctgtttttgtaaacacgtgcacttgcatttatactgaattactcatgagacgggaccagggaatgtgcattgattcatTTGGCAAATAGGTAGCActttcattgtatttaaacacattttaacttggagttgcacccacaaccccctttttgtatttCCCATCTTCCCTACTCGGTGTAATATTATCACTGCTTCCCTTTGCAGTTAGAGTTGTTCCTGTGCCAGTGGCAACAAAGCATGGACTGCGACACAGACATTGTCACTATAACACAATTCCAGACAGCCCCATCTATCCTGCAaggacagacacaggggaaagtGCTTGCCATGCTATCTGTTGTGCGGGGCTTGATTGGCCAACTGACAGACACACGGATGCGCCAGCTGTTCCTGATCCTGGCATCTCCCAGGTGAGTTCCTGAGTAGTCATGGTATAGGTAGGCACTGGAGGGTGGGGGTATGCATGGATGTGTTTGGCAGCTGGGCAATGTGTGGCGTTACTAACATGATGCTGTATTTAGATATGTGGACCGTGTGACGGATCATCTGCACCAACGCCTGCGACAAGCACAACTGCTGGAGAAGAAGAGTGTTTCTTGGGTGGAGAGAGGCAGAGCAGCTCAGGAAGAGAGGCAGAGTCTGGAGCCCAGGCTGTCCCTTCTACAGGAGAGAAGCCGGGAGCTAAAGAAGAAGGTGAGCCTGGTTGCATGCATTGTAGATTGGAGCAGagaatagagcagtgatccccaaccagtggcttgtgagtaacatgttgctctccgaccccttgtatgttactcacagtggcctcaaagcaggtgcttatttttgaattccaggcttaaagaaaagctttagttgcataaaaaccaggtgtactgccaaacagagtctcctgtaggctgccagtccaattaggtgctaccaatagccaatcacagcgttTATTTGGGAGCCCCAGGAAAtggcatgcttatgttgctctccaacattactTTACACGTGAATTTGGcacacgggtaaaaaaaggttggggacccctggaataGGGGCTGGTGTGGACTGTCCTGATTGGATACAGAAGAGCAGGCAAAGGCTACTGGGACGATGTAGTTGTAGTAGTAATCACTAAAGACATAGGCCTACCTCTCCCTCTCTGTTTTGCAGATTGAAGCAGACCTGTCCAAGAGATACAACAACCGCCCTGTCAATCTGATCGGTACAGGCCTCTGACCTTTATGTTTTCaactccaattaaaaaaaaaaagcattattttggTAAAGTCTGAATGTCTTTTATGCTGAATGGAACGTAGCCTCACTGCACCACGACCGACCGTTGCAGTCCTTATTGTTTGCCCCACTCACCACTCTCTTTCAGTCTTTTTATTTCCCTCCAGTCCTCTCCCCCCCTTCTCTTATCATACATGTCTCTGCTGTTCCCCTATTCTCTCATATCATAGCACATTGTGTGATACATGCTTTTCCCCTCTCTCTCGCTCCCTAATTACATCCCATCAGAATGACAAGTGACCTGTCATTGCTCATTATTCTGGCTGCTTGTTATCTCCACGCTCGTGGGGAGCTGCCCCCTCCAGCCGGACAATGAGTGATGGCATCTATTAATCAGCATCCTTGCGGAGCATTACCGGAGCACGGGGCTCTGCACACTTTGTGCCCCACCAGCGGAGATGTGGGTGGGCGCTGTGCAGGGCTGTGGCTAATGATACGTCTGGGGACCCTCAGAAAACTGGTTAGGATGCTGGTGCTGATCCAGACCCTGTTAAAGTGGTCAgtcctatatatgtatatatctcaaGCAGTCCTGTTCTATGCTAAGCATAATGAGATGCTTCAACGCTGAACTCTTTAGTTATTCCTATAATGTAGAATAAAAAGAGTATAAAACGCCTTCTCTGTTGTCTTATAGGGATATTCCATGTGAGTCTATTGTTGAACTGCAGCCCTCATCCCTAGACCTTAGATCCCTGGGTTAGAGGAATTTACCTCTGAGTGGTGGACAATGGTGTACAAATCTGGAGCAGTTTTTATTGTACTGTTCATACATTATAGCAGGTTGCACGTATGTCCAAGAACCTTTCCTCAGCCAGGTCCTGATTGGTAAGGAGTAGTATATCTTACCTGCTCAAGCTGTTGTAGAACAGCAGCTCTCTTTATTCCTGGCCCTCTATGTCACAAagtattctgggagttgtagttcagcagcaggaTATTGATAGGGTTGCTGGATCTATCCATTAGTTAAGGGATCCGCAAGACAGCAAgtgcagttgatttgacttatttctacagatatcccatgacctggatgaatgagaatcttcacaaacacccACAACgtatgttaaaggggaagatCCGGCCCGGGGTATAATGATGGCAAGTGAGTAATCGATGCAAGGAGTGAAATCCATCTCTGCGCTACTGCATTtatttgttgctgctgctgctgcttcacaGGTCAGGCAGGGAGAAATCTCTAATTAATGAGTTTATATTCCTGTGTTTCATGCAGGGAAGGTGTGGGATGTGGATTCCAGCATGAAATATGTAACATTCCAGTGCATTGCCCTCAGACTCCTTTACTGTTGGCATATGCCAGTGCCCTTGTGTATCACATGGGATCACTTCCCTCGCTGCCATAaggtgcttgtgtgtgtgtgtgtgttgcagatTACCCAGAATTCCGCTGTGTTTTGGGGAGGGGGTGCAGCGAGTGGCATGTCAGTGTGACAGACTGAGTGTCATCCCAGCGCAGGACACACAGCTCTCAGCTGCCACTTGCATTGTAATTACCAATTAGGGCTCAGTCCATCTGCTCCTGGGTGACTCGCAGACCTTTCTCTTAATTAAACCTCTGGTGTTATCTTTCCTCAATTAACTGCTGCCCAGAGCACATGGTGTGTATATGTGTAATAATCTGAATGTACaagtgtgttactgtgtgtgtgtgtgtttgtgtgctctCTCCACATGGGCCAGATTGGCTTCATGCATCACAGTACTACTTGCTCTGCTCTCTAATAATACTGTATTCTCCCCATACCTCTCTGCTCTTTAGCTATACACACAGGCACCTCTCTCTGCTCTCTAATAATACTGTATTCTTCTTATACCTCTCTGCGCTCTAATAATACTGTATTCTTCTTATACCTCTCTGCTCTCTAATAATACGGTATTCTCCCCATACCTCTCTGCTCTCTAGCTATACACACAGGTACCTGTCTCTGCTCTCTAATCATACTGTATTCTCCCCATACCTCTCTGCTCTTTAACTATACACACAGGCACCTGTCTCGGCTCTCTACTAATAATGTATTCTTCTCATACCTCTCTGCTCTCTAATCATACTGTATTCTCCCCATACCTCTCTGCTCTTTAACACACAGGCACCTGTCTCTGCTCTCTACTAATAATGTATTCTTCTCATACCTCTCTGCTCTCTAGCTATACACGGGCACCTGTCTCTGCTCTCTAATAATAATGTATTCTTCTCATTCTTCTCTGCTCTCTTATAATACCTTATTCTTCTCATACCCCTCTTCTCTCTCGCTATACACACTGGTACCTGCCTCTGCTCTCTAATAATAATGTATTCTTCTCATACCTCTACTCTCTAATAATACTGTATTCTCATACCTCTCTGTTCTTTAGCTATACACACAGGCGCCTGTCTCTGCTCTCTAATAATACTGTATTCTTCTCATACCTCTGCTCTCTAATAATACTGTATTCTCTCCATACCTCTCTGTTCTCTAACTATACACAATGGCACCTGTCTCTTCTTTCTAATAATACTGTATTCTCTACATACCTCTCTGTTCTCTAATAATAATGTATTCTTCTCATACCTCTGCTCTCTAATACTACTATATTCTCTCCATATCTCTCTGTTCTTTAGCTATACACTATGGCCAATGCTGCTCTTTCTTTGCTTAACAATAACTATCCTTTCctttctctgctgattcactttaCTCCTTATGTCCCTTCTCCCTGCTGAAGCTACAGATCATACTGGGATCTGATAACTCTGTATCgcccctgtacactctgtctgaTCACTAGTGCCCCACTCTGTCTGACAGTTGCACCTACACTGCCCGTTCTGTGTGAGTTTGGAGATATACAGTCCCTGTGTAATGCTGAAGCTGTGTCTTTCTCTACTAATTCTGTTTTACACTTTTATCAACACTGTTCTGCTAAATGTATGTGAGGATTTCATCCCCTTTGTGGATCTGGTTAGTGGGAAGAGTCGCTCCTATTTAGCCTGCGCTTCTCCTGCTCTTATTGTTTAGTTGATCCGGGTCTCTGCCTCCCTGGCAGTTCTCACATTGATCATTAACGGTCTCTATGAAAACAGAGTGTCTCTTGCAGCAGTCTGACAGCTGGCACCTCTCCTATTGGGGGATTGTTAGAGTGTCAGCTCCCGTCACTCACGCAGACACGGGGGAAACAATGAAAGTGTCAGAGAACAAGGGGCCGAGCTGCAGACTGGCTGTCGTGTCTGTTCCCCCTTCCAACTTCTCTATTGACGGCTGCCATGTTTGCTgactccttgtgtgtgtgtgtatatgtgtgtgtgtgtatatgtgtgtgtgtatgatctCATACACTGCCTTTTATTTACGCCTGTCATCATTATCAGCTGTGCCAGCCATTGtattgtgtctctctgtgtgttaTAGACTTGTCTCGCCAGTCTGGAGGTAACggttgtgtgtctgtctgtaaggAACATCATTGTGTAGTACAGGAGTGTGTGGTACAGGAGTGTGCGGTACAGGAGTGTGTGGTACAGGAGTGTGCGGTACAGGAGTGTGCGGTACAGGAGTGTGCGGTACAGGAGTGTGTGGTACAGGAGTGTGTGGTACAGGAGTGTGTGGTACAGGAGTGTGTGGTACAGGAGTGTGTGGTACAGGAGTGTGCGGTACAGGAGTGTGCGGTACAGGAGTGTGCGGTACAGGAGTGTGCGGTACAGGAGTGTGTGGTACAGGAGTGTGTGGTACAGGAGTGTGTGGTACAGGAGTGTGTAGTAAAGTTGGTATTTGTGATAAACCTGAACTGAGCCAAGCGGCTTTATTTGTATGGAATTTGTGTACTAGGAAAGCTCAGCTTCAGTCGGGGGCCATGCTGGTTCAGGGTCCATTTGACTTGTACACACACTTCTCTACAGGGCCCCCATCAGGAATCACAGGGGCCCCATCagtgaattattcaaactcgattcCAATTTTAATTTCGacatttatcaaactctggccctttaacaattcgaatttgactattcgccacctcaaacctgccgagttcatgtataagtcaatgggagaggtccagggaccaatttggacgttACCAGCCTTCCTGACACTTGAGTTTTTTTCTATTAGAATTCGAGTTGGTAAAATTAGTGCGAGTTTTagagattagattttttttttgaaaaccgcCCATccaattttgagtatattcgaatttaatagagttaaaaaaaaaaactcacataaattcaaaattcgaccttttgataaatgtgcctccaaatctATTGGCCAGTATCTACGAATTTCTGACCCACTTATGTTCCCTTGCTCTGTCCTGATCCCCCCTCCTTAAACATTAGCCAATGGTTTCATAGATAAATTAACATCATGGACAACCCAACCAATGAATGATGAACCCGCCCCTTTCCATCATCCTAACATCAACCCCCTCTGACAGACCAAGTCCAATCAGAGCCATTCAGATTTGCATTATCTTGGGAGTGGGATGGGTTCAATGCTGAATACATTAAATCAGAGGATAATGGGGACGGGGTGGATAATACAttgattataatataatgtaataatattaaaGGTACAGTGATGGCAGCTCTATGTTTACTCATCATAATGTTATACTATTAAGCCATTGGCTGCTCCCCAAGTGGGCTTTATAATTGTCCAATGAGAGTCCATCATGTTGGCCATGTTTCAATAGAGTGCCTATTTGATTTTCTAGACAATCCTGGGGACAATTGAGTGATTTTAGGTAATTTTTAAGGCATAGAAATCTTGTGAGATGTCGTTTCTTTTTCAGCTGGGGCTTGTGGAGAGGCTAAAGCAACATGAGCAGCTGAGTCTCCTGATATTTGCCAATGGAAGGCTGGAGACATGGCTAAAGCTTGGTGCTGACTGTCAGCTACATTCTCAATTAGTATAAGCTCTGTGCCAGCTCACTGCTGCCCCCTGTCTGCCAGTACTGAGAACAGCAATGCTATGTCTTTACAATCCACTATATCCCCTCTCTCCCCAGTCTCCCATTGTCTGGAGGGAAGAATGAATGCGGCTGTTTGCTCTTGAGacatgcatttaaaggggaactatcacaaaaatgtaatataatcttcatcatactgaaataagaaactttctaaatacaatccattaaatattctgcattgtttctgaaataatcaagtttatcttcaccattcctctctcagcatctgtttctcttcattctgtcttcattcaggagttgggagtcagatgaatgatccaatatatcttatagggaggctccttttgtctagaagatgtattagaggtcactctattaaactcaccagacatcatgtctctctacatgcagaatttgtgcaaaaggcagttattttgtttgtactggaatcagttatttgagtgagctctaatacatctgctgggaaaggagcccccctataagatatattggatctaactgtcaatgaatatctgagagtatgaagagaaacagatgctgagagagggatagtcaatataaacttgattatttcagaaacaatgcagaatttctaatcgattgtatttagaaagtttcttacttcagtatgaggaagcttatattacctTTTCCCATAcaaaggccaataaaagctgccgatttAGCCTATAttagaccgagtcggcagcttaccAGTCCCCGCATGGGGCCCCTGAAAATCGTCAAACTAGCAGATCTGCCTGTCTATGGCTCGCTTCACTCAAGCAATATCTTAGGGAACACAGAGTACAAGGatgtgatcccttatctggaaatccccaggtccaatGTGTTTTTGATAATAGATCCTCCGGCTGCACTTGACCTTGCCCTTCAGAACCCCCAACAGTACAGGGTTTGGGGCAACCTAGTTGGAGCTGTCCCTCCATTTCTGATCAATCTAGCAGAAACCTGCACTGTCTCTAGTAATGGAGGAGTGGAGCTAGCAAGTGGTGCTCTACATCTTAACCTCTCCGTCTTGTACCTGCTGCAGGATGATAATGGCAGGACCTCGTATCCAGAAATAGCTTGTTCTGTCCCCAAATCTTCTGAATAACTGTAA
The Xenopus laevis strain J_2021 chromosome 9_10S, Xenopus_laevis_v10.1, whole genome shotgun sequence DNA segment above includes these coding regions:
- the cdk5rap3.S gene encoding CDK5 regulatory subunit-associated protein 3 isoform X2; amino-acid sequence: MPEHDEIRSLLSGTYINYFHCLKIVEILKGTEAASRNLFGKYSSQRMKDWQEVVSLYQADNTYLGESASLLMRSVSYEIPSLKKQMSRCEQLALESERRAVECLHGAAEQREQYYNSCKNYGISGEDIQKELLALVCDVPSFLRQIGADAVGLLSAIQLYQACVTFVCDSSPEKALPLLRHVQKCGDTTVYEWRVGRAPERVERPDKGEQATPPCPEEGEINWGDFEVQPSTTAEIEAGPDSMATGDIDWGISLEPEAAEVGGINWDAGEEPTAMITLLETGTDGVARGSDALSVLESTDTRNQFVDELMELELFLCQWQQSMDCDTDIVTITQFQTAPSILQGQTQGKVLAMLSVVRGLIGQLTDTRMRQLFLILASPRYVDRVTDHLHQRLRQAQLLEKKSVSWVERGRAAQEERQSLEPRLSLLQERSRELKKKIEADLSKRYNNRPVNLIGTGL
- the cdk5rap3.S gene encoding CDK5 regulatory subunit-associated protein 3 isoform X1; the encoded protein is MQDIQNLPIDIQTSRLLDWLVDRRHCTLKWQSKVLQIREKINQALQDMPEHDEIRSLLSGTYINYFHCLKIVEILKGTEAASRNLFGKYSSQRMKDWQEVVSLYQADNTYLGESASLLMRSVSYEIPSLKKQMSRCEQLALESERRAVECLHGAAEQREQYYNSCKNYGISGEDIQKELLALVCDVPSFLRQIGADAVGLLSAIQLYQACVTFVCDSSPEKALPLLRHVQKCGDTTVYEWRVGRAPERVERPDKGEQATPPCPEEGEINWGDFEVQPSTTAEIEAGPDSMATGDIDWGISLEPEAAEVGGINWDAGEEPTAMITLLETGTDGVARGSDALSVLESTDTRNQFVDELMELELFLCQWQQSMDCDTDIVTITQFQTAPSILQGQTQGKVLAMLSVVRGLIGQLTDTRMRQLFLILASPRYVDRVTDHLHQRLRQAQLLEKKSVSWVERGRAAQEERQSLEPRLSLLQERSRELKKKIEADLSKRYNNRPVNLIGTGL